In the Numida meleagris isolate 19003 breed g44 Domestic line chromosome 5, NumMel1.0, whole genome shotgun sequence genome, one interval contains:
- the SLC25A16 gene encoding graves disease carrier protein isoform X1 (The sequence of the model RefSeq protein was modified relative to this genomic sequence to represent the inferred CDS: added 94 bases not found in genome assembly) has protein sequence MASPVAAGPGAALPPGPARRDFYWLRSFIAGGVAGCCAKTTTAPLDRVKILLQAHNHHYKHLGVFSTLCAVPKKEGYLGLYKGNGAMMIRIFPYGAIQFMAFDQYKKAIKKHLGISGHVHRLMAGSLAGITAVICTYPLDMVRVRLAFQVKGEHKYMGIIHAFKMIYTKEGGFSGFYRGLMPTIVGMAPYAGFSFFTFGTLKSIGLAQAPNLLGRPSLDNPDVLVLKTHINLLCGGIAGAIAQTISYPLDVTRRRMQLGAVLPDSEKCLTMVQTLKYVYQQHGIRRGLYRGLSLNYIRCIPSQAVAFTTYELMKQFLRLN, from the exons GTGTTGCAGGATGCTGTGCCAAAACAACCACTGCTCCACTGGATCGAGTAAAGATCTTGCTGCAGGCTCATAACCACCATTACAAACATCTAG GAGTGTTTTCTACGTTGTGTGCTGTTCCCAAAAAGGAAGGCTACCTTGGGCTGTATAAAGGAAACGGGGCAATGATGATTAGAATCTTTCCATATGGTGCAATTCAATTTATGGCGTTTGACCAATACAAAAAG GCAATAAAGAAGCACCTTGGGATTTCAGGACATGTGCATCGATTGATGGCTGGATCCCTGGCAG gtATTACAGCAGTGATTTGTACTTACCCTCTTGATATGGTTAGAGTTCGTCTGGCATTCCAAGTAAAAGGGGAACACAAGTACATGGGAATTATCCATGCATTCAAGATGATTTACacaaag gaagGTGGTTTTAGTGGGTTCTACAGAGGGCTGATGCCAACTATTGTAGGAATGGCTCCATACGCAG gtttttctttttttacctttgGTACCTTAAAGAGCATTGGACTTGCTCAAGCACCTAACTTGCTTGGACGGCCTTCCTTAGATAATCCTGATGTCTTAGTTTTGAAAACACATATAAATCTGCTGTGTGGTGGCATAGCTGGAGCAATAGCTCAGACGATATC ATATCCCCTTGATGTAACTCGTAGGCGAATGCAGTTAGGAGCGGTTCTCCCAGACTCTGAAAAGTGCCt TACAATGGTGCAGACACTGAAATATGTGTATCAACAACATGGAATACGAAGAGGATTGTACCGTGGTCTATCACTAAATTATATTCGTTGTATTCCTTCCCAGGCTGTGGCTTTTACCACGTATGAACTTATGAAACAATTCTTGCGCCTCAACTAA